In Salvelinus alpinus chromosome 30, SLU_Salpinus.1, whole genome shotgun sequence, a single genomic region encodes these proteins:
- the ptger4c gene encoding prostaglandin E receptor 4 (subtype EP4) c: MNNSVYGDGSNISELVQPLCVSHNQSTFPPLRLESKSLVTSATMFAFGVMGNLIAIVVLCISKKEQKETTFYTLVVGMAITDLLGTCFTSPVVIATYIAQRWPGGELLCDFFSFSMLFFGSAGMSILCAMAVERYLAINHAYLYSQYIDRTTARLALMGIYLANIVLCIMPSFGFGKHVRHFPGTWCFLDWRATDPLAASYSFLYGGFMLVLIAVTVLCNFAVCRSLVGMSQKTRIVRAKVSAQVGSRRVFLPSVTCPSAAEIQMFWLLIFMTIVFLVCSIPLVVRIFVNQLYGPSNICAGVNPDYRSDLMAIRFASFNPILDPWVYILCRKNLLVKGCERVKKTVGQVKAGRGRNLGWVGTSSHHSLPSFEHSNETSYASLRTTNYRNDSETQVTTKNKSFTDFTMRQAWDLDTARANFHPFSVDQTTVIGFEAEIAVVSNPAMIASQLGSSEALPEMCSPAGLHRHVSKVDIVTCTFSTLSSCQSEKCL; encoded by the exons ATGAATAATTCCGTCTATGGCGATGGCTCGAACATTTCAGAACTAGTTCAACCGCTCTGTGTCTCCCACAACCAAAGCACTTTCCCGCCACTGCGACTGGAATCCAAATCGCTGGTCACTTCAGCCACTATGTTCGCTTTTGGAGTCATGGGGAACCTCATTGCCATTGTTGTGTTGTGCATCTCAAAGAAAGAGCAGAAGGAGACCACGTTCTATACGCTGGTTGTTGGAATGGCTATCACGGACCTGTTGGGCACCTGTTTCACCAGCCCGGTGGTTATCGCCACCTACATAGCCCAGAGGTGGCCCGGTGGAGAGCTACTGTGTGACTTTTTCTCCTTCTCTATGCTCTTTTTCGGCTCGGCTGGAATGTCCATTCTGTGCGCCATGGCAGTTGAACGATACCTGGCCATAAACCACGCGTATCTTTACTCCCAATACATTGACCGGACGACGGCGCGTTTGGCGCTCATGGGCATCTACCTGGCTAACATTGTGCTGTGCATCATGCCCAGCTTTGGTTTCGGGAAGCATGTGCGCCACTTCCCGGGCACGTGGTGTTTTTTGGACTGGAGGGCGACGGACCCCCTCGCTGCCTCATACTCGTTTCTGTATGGCGGGTTCATGCTGGTGTTGATTGCGGTGACAGTTCTGTGCAACTTCGCAGTGTGTCGGTCACTTGTGGGGATGAGCCAGAAGACGCGGATAGTGAGAGCGAAGGTGTCCGCGCAAGTAGGCTCACGGCGCGTGTTCCTGCCCTCCGTCACCTGCCCGTCCGCGGCTGAGATCCAAATGTTCTGGCTGCTGATATTTATGACCATCGTTTTCCTGGTGTGCTCCATTCCTTTGGTG GTGCGCATCTTTGTAAACCAGCTGTATGGTCCTTCCAACATCTGTGCCGGAGTGAATCCAGATTACCGCAGTGATCTGATGGCCATTCGCTTCGCCTCGTTCAACCCCATTCTGGACCCCTGGGTATACATCCTCTGTAGGAAGAACCTGTTGGTCAAGGGCTGTGAGAGGGTAAAGAAGACAGTTGGACAAGTCAAGGCGGGCCGCGGGCGTAATTTAGGCTGGGTTGGCACTAGCAGTCATCATTCACTCCCGTCGTTTGAACACAGCAACGAGACCAGTTACGCGTCATTACGCACGACCAACTACAGAAACGATTCGGAGACCCAGGTTACCACCAAAAATAAATCGTTTACAGACTTTACCATGCGACAAGCCTGGGACCTTGACACGGCGCGGGCGAACTTTCATCCGTTTAGTGTAGACCAGACTACCGTGATCGGTTTCGAGGCGGAGATAGCGGTGGTGTCCAACCCGGCCATGATCGCGTCACAGCTCGGAAGCAGCGAGGCGCTTCCGGAGATGTGCTCACCAGCAGGTCTTCATAGACACGTCAGTAAAGTGGACATAGTCACCTGTACCTTCAGCACACTAAGCTCCTGTCAATCGGAGAAGTGTCTCTGA